One part of the Pristiophorus japonicus isolate sPriJap1 chromosome 21, sPriJap1.hap1, whole genome shotgun sequence genome encodes these proteins:
- the ube2z gene encoding ubiquitin-conjugating enzyme E2 Z isoform X1, with the protein MSIYKEPPPGMFVVPDPQDMTKIHALITGPFDTPYEGGFFLFLFRCPPDYPIHPPRVKLMTTGNNTVRFNPNFYRNGKVCLSILGTWTGPAWSPAQSISSVLISIQSLMTENPYHNEPGFEQERHPGDSKNYNECIRHESLRVAVCDMLDGKCPCPDALRSVMEKSFMEFYDFYELSCKDRLHLQGQTMQDPFGERRGHFDYQTLLHRLQAIRQRLKKKNEEEAMEPDSDSSSSGTEQDSQGTSHP; encoded by the exons ATGTCTATATACAAAGAGCCACCTCCGGGGATGTTTGTTGTCCCAGACCCACAAGATATGACTAAG ATCCATGCTCTAATTACGGGACCCTTCGACACACCTTACGAAGGAggcttttttctttttctctttcgctGCCCTCCTGACTATCCCATCCACCCGCCGAGGGTCAAGCTCATGACAACTGGAAACAACACGGTGCGGTTTAACCCGAACTTCTACCGGAACGGCAAAGTGTGCCTCAGCATACTTGG GACATGGACAGGGCCTGCGTGGAGCCCAGCCCAGAGCATCTCTTCTGTACTCATATCCATTCAGTCCCTCATGACTGAGAACCCATATCACAACGAGCCAGGTTTTGAACAG GAGAGGCATCCTGGAGACAGTAAAAACTATAACGAATGCATACGGCATGAATCTCTCAGAGTAGCCGTTTGTGACATGTTAGATGGCAAATGTCCCTGTCCAGATGCACTAAG AAGTGTGATGGAGAAATCATTCATGGAGTTCTACGATTTCTATGAACTGTCTTGTAAGGACCGGCTTCATCTACAGGGACAAACCATGCAG GATCCATTTGGAGAGAGGCGAGGGCATTTCGATTACCAGACCTTACTGCATCGCCTGCAGGCCATAAGGCAGCGATTAAAAAAGAAGAACGAGGAGGAAGCGATGGAGCCAGACTCTGACAGCAGCTCCTCGGGAACCGAGCAAGACAGCCAGGGCACCTCCCACCCCTAG
- the ube2z gene encoding ubiquitin-conjugating enzyme E2 Z isoform X2, giving the protein MAEAPGEQVGSGGPLLLPSGTSPVPSGLLSQLHATSWDPSLSTDWDSEKPSQPCLLRIKRDIMSIYKEPPPGMFVVPDPQDMTKIHALITGPFDTPYEGGFFLFLFRCPPDYPIHPPRVKLMTTGNNTVRFNPNFYRNGKVCLSILGTWTGPAWSPAQSISSVLISIQSLMTENPYHNEPGFEQERHPGDSKNYNECIRHESLRVAVCDMLDGKCPCPDALRSVMEKSFMEFYDFYELSCKDRLHLQGQTMQDPFGERRGHFDYQTLLHRLQAIRQRLKKKNEEEAMEPDSDSSSSGTEQDSQGTSHP; this is encoded by the exons ATGGCGGAAGCTCCGGGCGAGCAGGTCGGGAGCGGCGGCCCGCTGCTGTTGCCAAGTGGCACCAGCCCGGTCCCCAGCGGCCTCCTCAGCCAACTGCACGCCACCTCGTGGGACCCGAGCCTCAGCACCGACTGGGACAGCGAGAAACCCTCACAGCCCTGCCTGCTCCGCATCAAACG GGATATCATGTCTATATACAAAGAGCCACCTCCGGGGATGTTTGTTGTCCCAGACCCACAAGATATGACTAAG ATCCATGCTCTAATTACGGGACCCTTCGACACACCTTACGAAGGAggcttttttctttttctctttcgctGCCCTCCTGACTATCCCATCCACCCGCCGAGGGTCAAGCTCATGACAACTGGAAACAACACGGTGCGGTTTAACCCGAACTTCTACCGGAACGGCAAAGTGTGCCTCAGCATACTTGG GACATGGACAGGGCCTGCGTGGAGCCCAGCCCAGAGCATCTCTTCTGTACTCATATCCATTCAGTCCCTCATGACTGAGAACCCATATCACAACGAGCCAGGTTTTGAACAG GAGAGGCATCCTGGAGACAGTAAAAACTATAACGAATGCATACGGCATGAATCTCTCAGAGTAGCCGTTTGTGACATGTTAGATGGCAAATGTCCCTGTCCAGATGCACTAAG AAGTGTGATGGAGAAATCATTCATGGAGTTCTACGATTTCTATGAACTGTCTTGTAAGGACCGGCTTCATCTACAGGGACAAACCATGCAG GATCCATTTGGAGAGAGGCGAGGGCATTTCGATTACCAGACCTTACTGCATCGCCTGCAGGCCATAAGGCAGCGATTAAAAAAGAAGAACGAGGAGGAAGCGATGGAGCCAGACTCTGACAGCAGCTCCTCGGGAACCGAGCAAGACAGCCAGGGCACCTCCCACCCCTAG